The proteins below come from a single Anaerolineae bacterium genomic window:
- a CDS encoding DegT/DnrJ/EryC1/StrS family aminotransferase has product MHPIPRFGGSSRPRIIPVCEPTLTGNELKYVTQCIETNWISSAGRFVEEFEAAFAAACGARYGIACANGTVALHLALATLGLGPGDEVIIPTFTMIATANAVTYLGARPVLVDSELETWNMDIHQVADKLTPRTRAIIPVHTYGHPVDADALNEIAQRHGLWVIEDAAEAHGARYKGRPVGSLGDAAAFSFYGNKIITTGEGGMVTTNNERIARLAWNLRDHAFSTERHFWHKFIGFNYRMTNLQAAVGLAQTEQLDKFVAARRAHAARYTEQLRKLPGIITPPEATWATNVYWMYGILVDEREFGLTRDQLRQALARRGIETRTFFIPMHCQPVYFHQYKGERYPRAELLCKRGMYLPSASSLTESDIDYIVGAIEEAHRERR; this is encoded by the coding sequence ATGCACCCGATCCCCCGCTTTGGTGGAAGCTCGCGGCCCCGGATCATCCCGGTGTGCGAGCCAACGCTCACTGGGAACGAGCTGAAGTATGTCACTCAGTGTATCGAGACGAACTGGATCTCATCGGCCGGCCGCTTTGTAGAGGAGTTCGAGGCCGCCTTTGCCGCCGCCTGTGGGGCGCGCTACGGCATAGCCTGTGCCAACGGCACCGTCGCTTTGCACTTGGCGCTGGCTACCCTCGGATTAGGGCCAGGGGATGAGGTGATCATCCCCACCTTTACCATGATCGCCACGGCTAATGCGGTCACCTACTTGGGCGCGCGGCCGGTGCTAGTGGATTCGGAGCTGGAAACGTGGAACATGGACATCCATCAGGTGGCCGACAAGCTCACACCGCGCACCCGGGCGATCATCCCCGTCCACACCTATGGCCATCCGGTGGACGCCGATGCCCTCAACGAGATAGCTCAGCGGCACGGCCTATGGGTGATCGAGGACGCAGCAGAAGCCCACGGTGCCCGTTACAAAGGCCGCCCTGTGGGCTCATTGGGGGATGCAGCTGCCTTCTCCTTTTACGGCAACAAGATTATCACCACCGGCGAGGGCGGCATGGTTACCACGAACAACGAGCGGATCGCCCGCTTGGCATGGAATTTGCGGGACCACGCCTTCTCTACCGAACGCCATTTCTGGCATAAATTCATCGGCTTCAACTATCGGATGACGAACTTGCAGGCCGCTGTGGGCCTGGCTCAGACGGAACAGCTTGATAAGTTTGTGGCAGCGCGGCGTGCTCATGCAGCACGCTACACTGAGCAGCTTCGCAAGCTGCCAGGTATCATCACCCCGCCGGAAGCAACATGGGCTACCAACGTCTACTGGATGTATGGCATCCTGGTGGATGAACGGGAGTTCGGCTTGACACGGGATCAATTGCGCCAGGCGTTGGCCCGACGCGGGATCGAGACACGCACTTTCTTCATACCCATGCATTGCCAGCCAGTGTACTTTCACCAATACAAGGGCGAACGCTACCCGCGAGCCGAGCTGCTGTGCAAGCGAGGGATGTACTTGCCCTCTGCCTCGTCATTGACGGAGAGTGACATTGATTACATAGTGGGAGCGATCGAGGAAGCTCATCGCGAACGGCGATGA
- a CDS encoding argininosuccinate synthase translates to MPTDKPKVNKVVLAYSGGLDTSIIVPWLRENYHCEVICFTANIGQTDDLSGVEAKALASGASKCYVEDLRLEFLTNYVFPTMQAGAIYERKYLLGTSMARPLIAKRQVEIAELEGADAVAHGCTGKGNDQVRFELTYQALNPRLTVIAPWREWNIRSREDALDYALEHNVPVTATRKSIYSRDSNIWHLSHEGGMLEDPWLEPEEEIYQLTVAPERAPDEPEYITIDFQQGVPTHVNGVAMGPIELVTTLNQLGAKHGIGRVDLVENRLVGMKSHGVYETPGGTILVEAHQALEQLCLDRETLHYKQQVALKYADLVYNGQWFTPLREALDAFVKVTQQNVTGTVRLKLYKGNVILVGRKAPMSLYREDYATFGEEDVYNQKDAEGFIKLFGLPLKVRALVDIEGTGRSKWRGPDYTRFKRD, encoded by the coding sequence ATGCCTACGGACAAGCCCAAAGTCAATAAGGTCGTCCTAGCCTATTCTGGTGGGCTGGATACGTCCATCATCGTGCCCTGGCTGCGCGAGAATTACCACTGTGAGGTCATCTGCTTTACTGCCAACATCGGCCAGACAGATGATCTCTCCGGTGTGGAGGCAAAAGCACTCGCCTCCGGCGCTAGCAAGTGTTATGTAGAGGACCTTCGCCTTGAGTTCTTGACCAACTACGTCTTCCCTACGATGCAGGCAGGGGCCATCTACGAACGCAAATATCTGCTTGGCACTTCCATGGCGCGGCCGCTGATCGCCAAGCGCCAAGTGGAGATCGCCGAGTTAGAAGGAGCCGATGCCGTAGCCCACGGCTGTACCGGCAAGGGCAACGATCAGGTGCGCTTCGAGCTGACCTACCAGGCCCTGAACCCTAGGCTTACCGTGATCGCCCCTTGGCGAGAATGGAACATTCGGAGCCGAGAAGATGCGTTGGACTACGCGCTTGAGCACAACGTGCCGGTGACCGCCACCCGCAAATCCATCTATTCTCGTGACTCCAACATCTGGCACCTGAGCCACGAGGGGGGGATGTTGGAGGATCCATGGTTGGAGCCGGAGGAGGAAATCTATCAGCTCACAGTGGCGCCAGAACGAGCGCCTGATGAACCAGAATACATCACGATTGACTTCCAGCAGGGCGTGCCCACCCATGTCAATGGTGTTGCTATGGGGCCGATTGAGCTGGTGACTACGCTTAACCAGCTCGGCGCCAAACACGGGATCGGCCGCGTAGACCTGGTCGAGAATCGACTGGTAGGCATGAAGTCGCACGGCGTATACGAGACGCCCGGGGGCACGATCCTCGTTGAGGCCCATCAAGCCCTTGAGCAGCTCTGCCTCGATCGCGAGACGTTGCACTACAAACAACAGGTTGCCCTGAAGTATGCAGACCTGGTCTATAACGGCCAATGGTTTACGCCGCTGCGCGAGGCGCTAGATGCCTTTGTCAAAGTAACCCAGCAAAACGTCACTGGAACAGTGCGGCTGAAGCTGTACAAGGGCAATGTGATCCTGGTGGGCCGCAAGGCGCCTATGAGCCTCTATCGCGAGGATTACGCAACTTTCGGCGAGGAGGATGTCTATAACCAGAAAGACGCTGAAGGGTTCATCAAGCTGTTTGGCCTTCCCCTGAAAGTGCGAGCGCTAGTGGACATTGAGGGGACTGGCCGTAGCAAGTGGCGAGGGCCTGATTACACCCGGTTCAAGCGAGACTAG
- the hpnH gene encoding adenosyl-hopene transferase HpnH, which produces MSIPLRQSLRLAIYLIQQRLARREKFPLLVELEPLFACNLACAGCGKIQYPPQVLRQRMSVAQAVAAIEESGAPMVSIAGGEPLIHPEIHLIVRELIRRRRFVYLCTNGLLMRQKMHLFEPSPYFAWAVHVDGLRERHDESVCRKGVFDEVVEAILEAKRRGFRVTTNTTIFTHDTPDMVRAVLDFLNNELRVDGMMISPAYAYSKAPDQEHFLGVEQARQLFREVFANGRRKHWRFNHTPLFLDFLEGKVDFACTAWGIPCYTIFGWQRPCYLMSEGGYAQTYRELIETTDWDRYGRGRHPQCANCMAHCGYEPTAVLATTRSLRESLRALLRW; this is translated from the coding sequence ATGAGCATTCCCCTCCGCCAGAGCCTTCGGCTTGCGATCTATCTTATCCAACAGCGACTGGCGCGGCGAGAGAAGTTCCCGCTCCTGGTCGAGCTCGAACCGCTCTTCGCCTGTAATCTCGCCTGCGCCGGCTGTGGGAAGATCCAATATCCCCCTCAAGTACTCCGGCAGCGCATGAGCGTCGCGCAGGCCGTCGCAGCGATCGAGGAAAGCGGAGCCCCCATGGTCTCCATCGCAGGTGGGGAGCCTCTGATCCATCCTGAGATCCATCTCATCGTCCGTGAGCTGATCCGACGACGGCGCTTCGTTTATCTGTGCACCAATGGGCTGCTCATGCGGCAGAAGATGCATTTGTTTGAGCCATCTCCCTACTTCGCGTGGGCTGTACATGTGGATGGACTTCGAGAACGTCACGACGAGTCGGTCTGCCGGAAAGGGGTCTTCGACGAAGTCGTCGAGGCCATTCTTGAGGCGAAACGGCGGGGATTCCGGGTCACCACGAACACCACCATATTCACCCACGATACACCAGATATGGTACGAGCTGTGTTGGACTTTCTAAACAACGAGCTGCGAGTGGATGGGATGATGATCTCCCCTGCATACGCGTATTCGAAGGCGCCGGATCAGGAACATTTCCTGGGTGTCGAGCAGGCTCGGCAGCTTTTCCGAGAGGTTTTCGCCAATGGACGGCGTAAGCACTGGCGCTTTAATCACACGCCTCTGTTCCTCGACTTTCTGGAGGGCAAGGTGGATTTCGCCTGCACAGCCTGGGGGATCCCTTGCTACACGATTTTCGGCTGGCAGCGGCCTTGTTACCTTATGTCCGAGGGTGGCTACGCGCAAACCTATCGCGAGCTGATCGAGACCACGGATTGGGATCGTTATGGGCGCGGGCGACATCCGCAGTGCGCTAATTGCATGGCCCATTGCGGCTATGAACCCACGGCAGTACTGGCAACGACCCGCTCCCTTCGCGAATCCCTGCGGGCGTTACTAAGGTGGTAA
- a CDS encoding polyprenol monophosphomannose synthase — translation MSEWTLTMVLPTFNERDNIRSLIESILGTARCPTQVLVVDDDSPDGTWQVVAEMAEADPRVRLLRRTDARGLTSAIAAGIARADTTLVGWMDCDLSMPPERVADLVDAVVRGADIAIGSRYVFGGRDEGHSWMGRIFSYAINFFAALLLGWQVRDYTSGFVVARRNVFDRIPLRGDYGEYCIDLLARARWMGYRIVEVPYICQKRRSGESKTATNLWGYLRRGRKYVAAVLRLWREQLIYR, via the coding sequence ATGTCGGAGTGGACCCTGACGATGGTGCTGCCCACCTTCAACGAGCGAGACAACATCCGCTCGCTGATCGAGAGCATCCTGGGCACAGCTCGGTGCCCAACCCAGGTGCTTGTGGTGGATGATGATTCTCCAGACGGCACTTGGCAGGTCGTGGCTGAGATGGCAGAAGCCGACCCGCGCGTGCGCTTGCTGCGGCGAACCGACGCTCGTGGCCTCACCTCGGCGATTGCGGCTGGGATCGCCCGCGCGGACACCACGCTGGTGGGCTGGATGGACTGCGATCTATCCATGCCTCCGGAGCGCGTGGCTGACCTAGTGGACGCCGTGGTGAGGGGGGCCGATATCGCCATCGGCTCCCGCTATGTGTTCGGCGGGCGGGACGAGGGCCATTCCTGGATGGGACGAATATTCAGCTATGCGATTAACTTTTTCGCCGCGCTTCTGCTGGGTTGGCAGGTCCGCGACTACACTAGCGGTTTTGTAGTGGCCCGTAGGAATGTCTTTGACCGGATTCCTCTACGTGGTGATTATGGCGAGTATTGCATTGACTTATTGGCCCGCGCTCGGTGGATGGGGTATCGGATCGTCGAGGTCCCATATATCTGCCAGAAGCGGCGAAGCGGCGAATCAAAGACAGCGACTAACCTCTGGGGATACCTACGCCGCGGCCGCAAGTACGTCGCTGCAGTACTGCGGCTGTGGCGTGAGCAACTAATATACCGCTGA
- a CDS encoding SIS domain-containing protein has protein sequence MSVLEQEIYEQPIAIARLLETTRDAVEKLAAAIREREVCYLMIAARGSSDHAAAYAQYLFAAYNGLPVALATPSLYTIYRRPPRLRHVLVLGISQSGQSVDIVEVVQEARRQGALTAAITNDSASPLAQAAEFVLDLNAGEEKAVAATKTYTASLTMLALLSAALERDEERLACLAQLPQNITRTLELAAEAVERQAERYRYMEDCVVIGRGLNYATAFEIALKLKELTYVVAVPYSSADFLHGPMAIVEPGFPVLVVAPDGEMFPDMLAFLKQLNGRAAEILAISNRMEALELAKTALPLPTGIPEWLSPITAVIPGQLLALHLALAKGLDPDAPRGLRKVTVTR, from the coding sequence ATGTCTGTCCTAGAGCAAGAGATTTACGAACAGCCGATAGCGATCGCGCGCCTGCTAGAGACCACACGCGACGCAGTTGAAAAACTGGCCGCGGCTATCCGCGAGCGCGAGGTTTGCTACTTGATGATCGCTGCCCGTGGCTCATCGGATCATGCCGCTGCTTATGCCCAGTATCTGTTCGCCGCATACAACGGATTGCCCGTCGCGCTGGCCACCCCTTCTCTTTACACCATCTACCGTCGTCCGCCGCGCTTGCGTCATGTGCTGGTCCTGGGCATCTCTCAATCCGGCCAATCCGTGGACATCGTGGAGGTCGTGCAGGAGGCGAGACGCCAGGGCGCGCTCACCGCTGCGATCACCAACGATTCCGCTTCACCACTGGCTCAGGCGGCGGAGTTCGTCCTAGATCTGAACGCGGGTGAGGAGAAAGCGGTCGCTGCGACAAAGACGTATACCGCTTCGCTGACGATGCTGGCGTTGCTTTCGGCAGCGCTGGAACGAGACGAGGAGCGGCTGGCATGCTTGGCGCAGCTTCCTCAGAACATCACCCGCACATTGGAGTTAGCCGCAGAAGCCGTCGAGCGGCAAGCGGAGCGATACCGCTATATGGAAGACTGTGTGGTTATCGGCCGCGGGCTGAATTACGCTACGGCCTTTGAGATCGCCTTGAAGCTGAAAGAGCTTACTTACGTGGTAGCGGTGCCTTACTCCTCGGCAGATTTCCTGCATGGCCCGATGGCTATTGTAGAGCCGGGATTTCCAGTGCTGGTGGTAGCCCCTGATGGCGAGATGTTCCCGGATATGTTGGCCTTTTTAAAGCAACTGAATGGACGCGCCGCAGAGATCCTAGCTATCTCGAATCGGATGGAAGCGCTGGAACTGGCTAAAACCGCTCTGCCGTTACCCACTGGAATCCCCGAGTGGCTGTCACCAATCACCGCAGTGATTCCTGGCCAACTGTTGGCCCTCCATCTGGCCTTAGCCAAGGGACTGGATCCAGACGCCCCTCGCGGCCTGCGCAAGGTCACGGTGACTCGTTAG
- the argJ gene encoding bifunctional glutamate N-acetyltransferase/amino-acid acetyltransferase ArgJ: MQKLEESTITVVPGFQAAGVAAGIKPSGDRDLALVASRAPCASAAVFTQNRFAAAPVLYDRTILCLNPTGIRAVVINSGCANACTGDQGLANARRMAELAEQALGLPSRSCLVMSTGVIGVQLPMDKIERGIREAAAALSPAGGWDAARAILTTDTRPKIASAQVEIGGVTVTLAGMCKGAGMIHPNLATMLALVCTDAAITPAALDAALRSAAGVSFNAITVDGDTSTNDTLAILANGLAGHKPIEDAASPEFAVFLKALTAVCVDLAQQIVRDGEGATKFVTVTVSGAASDDEARRAAKAIANSPLVKTALYGGDANWGRILCAVGNSGAEVDPMKVSLFFAASRAGLGRLQVVARGQPLDYSEAEAAARFAQPEIEIQVDLGIGEGRAVVWTCDLSHGYVDINGHYRT; encoded by the coding sequence ATGCAGAAACTCGAAGAGTCCACCATTACCGTGGTCCCTGGCTTTCAAGCGGCAGGTGTAGCCGCCGGTATCAAGCCCTCTGGTGATCGCGATTTAGCCTTGGTTGCTTCGAGGGCACCGTGTGCTTCGGCTGCCGTGTTCACCCAAAACCGGTTTGCGGCCGCGCCCGTCTTGTACGATCGGACGATCCTCTGCCTCAACCCGACCGGGATCCGCGCTGTCGTCATCAACAGCGGCTGCGCGAATGCCTGTACGGGCGATCAGGGCCTGGCTAACGCCCGACGTATGGCCGAGCTTGCGGAGCAAGCGCTAGGCTTACCCTCTCGCAGTTGCTTAGTGATGTCCACCGGCGTGATTGGCGTGCAACTGCCAATGGACAAAATCGAGCGCGGCATTCGGGAGGCTGCGGCAGCGCTCAGCCCGGCCGGCGGATGGGATGCCGCCCGCGCGATCCTGACTACGGATACCCGTCCTAAGATCGCTAGCGCGCAGGTGGAGATCGGTGGCGTGACGGTGACGCTCGCCGGCATGTGCAAGGGCGCAGGGATGATTCATCCCAACTTGGCGACAATGTTGGCGCTGGTTTGCACCGACGCGGCCATCACGCCGGCGGCGCTGGACGCTGCGTTGCGCAGCGCCGCCGGAGTCAGTTTCAACGCGATCACGGTGGATGGGGATACCAGCACCAACGACACGTTGGCCATCCTTGCTAATGGACTGGCCGGCCACAAGCCCATCGAAGACGCCGCCTCGCCCGAATTCGCTGTGTTCTTGAAAGCGCTGACGGCGGTGTGCGTGGATCTAGCCCAGCAGATCGTGCGAGATGGCGAGGGCGCAACCAAGTTCGTCACCGTCACCGTGAGCGGCGCGGCCAGCGATGATGAGGCCCGCCGCGCAGCTAAAGCCATCGCGAATTCGCCGCTGGTAAAGACCGCACTCTACGGAGGCGATGCGAACTGGGGGCGGATCCTATGTGCGGTGGGCAACTCTGGTGCAGAAGTGGATCCGATGAAAGTCAGCCTATTCTTCGCCGCATCAAGGGCCGGGCTGGGCCGGTTGCAAGTGGTTGCTCGAGGACAGCCGCTAGATTACTCAGAGGCGGAGGCGGCCGCCCGCTTCGCCCAGCCTGAGATCGAGATCCAAGTAGACCTAGGGATAGGGGAGGGACGAGCCGTCGTGTGGACGTGCGACCTCAGCCACGGTTATGTGGACATCAACGGGCACTATCGCACTTAG
- a CDS encoding anti-sigma factor, with protein sequence MSHEVVRDLIPAYALGAADVEEQAEVERHLKQCAACRALLADYRLLADDLLYAVPQSSAPSHLAADLRRLLAQSQPREGIRRRPTLWTPRLKGFSARAGIWIALAVSVVLLFATNLYWWGRTTAIEEQVAVQATAIVALAEAPTVILQGDAPAPNARGVLYYRPEAAVAILHVYHLPPLEQGKAYQVWLIRNGQRDSGGLFTVNEEGEGTVLITAPRPLREYAALGVTIEPAGGSPGPTSPRVLGGGL encoded by the coding sequence ATGAGCCATGAGGTCGTTCGCGATCTGATCCCAGCTTATGCGCTGGGAGCCGCCGACGTGGAAGAGCAGGCTGAGGTGGAAAGACACCTGAAGCAATGCGCGGCGTGTCGGGCCCTGTTGGCCGATTATCGGCTTTTAGCCGATGATCTCCTGTACGCGGTCCCACAGAGCTCAGCTCCTTCCCATCTCGCGGCCGACCTACGTCGCCTGCTGGCGCAATCGCAGCCTCGCGAGGGCATCAGGAGACGCCCTACGCTTTGGACACCTCGCCTGAAGGGGTTTTCCGCACGCGCTGGGATCTGGATCGCGCTGGCGGTTTCCGTCGTGTTGCTGTTCGCCACGAACCTGTACTGGTGGGGTCGGACGACCGCGATCGAAGAGCAGGTTGCCGTGCAGGCAACAGCCATCGTCGCGCTAGCGGAAGCACCGACGGTTATCTTGCAAGGGGATGCGCCAGCGCCGAACGCGCGCGGTGTGCTCTACTATCGGCCGGAAGCTGCTGTGGCGATCCTGCATGTCTATCATCTGCCTCCGCTAGAACAGGGGAAAGCATATCAGGTATGGCTGATTCGCAACGGCCAACGGGATAGCGGTGGGCTATTCACTGTCAATGAGGAGGGAGAGGGGACTGTGTTGATCACCGCTCCTCGGCCGTTGCGAGAATACGCTGCCCTGGGAGTCACCATAGAGCCGGCTGGCGGCAGCCCTGGTCCCACCTCGCCGCGCGTGCTCGGCGGGGGGCTGTAA
- a CDS encoding sigma-70 family RNA polymerase sigma factor, whose amino-acid sequence MADSYPDDTVLLQRVANGDESALLLLHTRYVNLVYSMALHILRDPSLAEEVTQDVFLKLWQKSERYDPRRGRFATWLLSVTRFAAIDRLRYEGRHFAPSSELSGQEAVNSGGWRQQADWEQGQQLRMLLWELPPDQRELIELAYFGGMTHRDLAEHLRLPLGTVKSRLRLGLQRLRALWLEGASEDQKRYEP is encoded by the coding sequence ATGGCTGACTCTTATCCCGATGACACAGTCCTGCTCCAGCGCGTGGCCAATGGCGATGAGTCCGCACTGCTACTCCTGCACACGAGGTACGTAAATCTGGTCTATAGCATGGCCCTTCATATCCTTCGCGATCCCTCTCTCGCCGAGGAAGTGACCCAGGATGTCTTCCTCAAGCTGTGGCAGAAGAGCGAGCGCTACGATCCCCGGCGGGGCCGCTTCGCCACTTGGTTGCTGAGTGTGACCCGCTTTGCGGCTATTGATCGCTTGCGCTATGAAGGGCGACATTTCGCTCCTTCATCTGAGCTCTCTGGCCAGGAGGCGGTGAACTCCGGTGGTTGGCGTCAGCAGGCTGACTGGGAACAGGGACAACAGTTGCGAATGCTGTTGTGGGAGCTGCCCCCTGACCAGCGGGAGTTGATCGAGCTGGCGTATTTCGGCGGCATGACGCATCGAGATCTGGCCGAGCATTTGCGCCTGCCGCTCGGCACGGTGAAGAGTCGTCTGCGTTTAGGCCTGCAGAGGCTTCGAGCGCTTTGGCTTGAAGGAGCTTCAGAGGATCAAAAACGCTATGAGCCATGA
- a CDS encoding GYD domain-containing protein, translated as MAGYISLLRFTKEGISAVKDPSKHIDQIKAVAAKAGARVVGIWVTMGQYDLVAVVDAPDDQAAAVLVLSLASQGYVTTETMRAFSEDEFRTIVGKLS; from the coding sequence ATGGCCGGCTATATCAGCCTTCTACGGTTTACGAAAGAGGGGATCAGCGCTGTCAAAGATCCGTCGAAACACATAGACCAGATCAAAGCGGTGGCGGCAAAGGCGGGCGCGCGGGTTGTTGGCATATGGGTGACCATGGGCCAATATGATCTCGTGGCGGTGGTGGATGCTCCAGATGACCAAGCGGCGGCCGTCCTAGTGCTCAGCCTAGCATCCCAGGGGTATGTGACCACAGAGACCATGCGGGCGTTCAGTGAAGATGAATTCCGCACCATCGTGGGTAAGCTGTCCTGA
- the surE gene encoding 5'/3'-nucleotidase SurE, translated as MTESTPLILITNDDGLASPGLTAAVKAVRDLGDLLIVAPTEQQSGMGRSMPGYYGCAITPHTLNVDGKTYTAYAVDGSPAQAVLHALLSLADRRPALAIAGINHGENLGTSTTISGTVGAALQAGDMGVPGLAVSLEVPSEFHYNHNSGDLIDWSPGIYFTRYFAQRLLQHGLPRGVHAVKVDIPAEATPRTPWRVTRQSLQPYYNSVTLEGELRFGVPRPLTYHVQIDWETLEPDSDIWAFVRDRVVSVTPLTLDLSGGVDLCRFAAVIGDP; from the coding sequence ATGACAGAGAGTACGCCTTTGATCTTAATCACCAACGATGATGGGCTGGCTTCGCCGGGCCTGACGGCGGCTGTGAAGGCTGTGCGCGACCTGGGCGACCTACTGATCGTGGCGCCGACTGAACAGCAGAGCGGCATGGGGCGCAGCATGCCCGGTTACTACGGTTGCGCCATCACGCCGCACACGCTAAATGTTGACGGCAAGACTTATACCGCTTATGCGGTGGACGGCTCACCGGCGCAAGCGGTGTTACATGCCCTGCTGTCACTGGCAGACCGCCGGCCGGCCCTGGCTATCGCCGGCATCAACCACGGCGAGAACCTGGGGACCAGCACCACCATCTCCGGCACAGTGGGGGCGGCACTACAGGCTGGCGATATGGGAGTGCCAGGGCTGGCTGTGTCTCTGGAAGTGCCTTCCGAGTTTCACTACAACCATAACTCTGGAGACCTAATAGACTGGTCGCCAGGCATCTATTTCACACGATACTTCGCGCAACGGCTGTTGCAGCACGGGTTGCCACGCGGCGTCCATGCGGTGAAGGTGGACATCCCTGCGGAGGCCACCCCGCGTACCCCCTGGCGGGTGACCCGACAGTCACTTCAGCCATACTACAACAGCGTGACCTTGGAAGGGGAACTGCGGTTCGGCGTTCCTCGGCCTCTGACGTACCATGTGCAGATTGACTGGGAGACCCTGGAGCCCGACTCGGACATTTGGGCTTTTGTGCGCGATCGCGTGGTCTCGGTGACGCCGTTGACGTTAGACCTAAGCGGAGGTGTGGATCTATGCCGATTCGCAGCTGTGATAGGCGATCCGTAA
- a CDS encoding SMP-30/gluconolactonase/LRE family protein codes for MKLKALVEPGDPERIATGFAFTEGPVWHPDGYLLFSDIPASRIYKWTPDGRVEVWREPSGHSNGLTLDRQGRLIACEHGNRRVSRTEADGTIVTLADRYQGRRLNSPNDVVVKSDGTIYFTDPPYGIEPEQREQPCNGVYRILPDGTLELLVDDFDRPNGLAFSPDEAVLYIDDSPRRHVRVFDVRPDGTLANSRILADMDHPQPGSPDGMKIDVEGHLYVTGATGVWVFEPDGELLGVIVTPEKPANCAWGDEDRRTLYITARTSLYRVRVKVPGMPVL; via the coding sequence ATGAAACTTAAAGCGTTGGTCGAACCCGGCGATCCCGAACGCATCGCCACCGGCTTCGCGTTCACCGAAGGCCCTGTATGGCATCCCGACGGCTACTTGTTGTTCTCCGACATTCCGGCCAGCCGCATCTACAAGTGGACTCCAGATGGCCGCGTGGAGGTCTGGCGCGAGCCTAGTGGCCATTCTAATGGGCTGACGCTGGACCGGCAAGGTCGGCTGATCGCCTGCGAGCACGGCAATCGCCGAGTCTCCCGCACGGAAGCTGATGGCACCATCGTCACTCTGGCCGATCGTTACCAGGGCCGGCGGCTCAACAGCCCTAACGACGTGGTGGTCAAGTCGGACGGCACTATCTACTTCACTGATCCGCCCTACGGCATCGAACCTGAACAACGCGAGCAACCCTGCAACGGCGTCTACCGCATCCTACCCGATGGCACATTAGAGCTGCTCGTAGATGACTTCGATCGCCCGAACGGGCTAGCCTTCTCACCCGACGAGGCGGTGCTGTACATTGATGACTCGCCGCGCCGTCATGTGCGCGTCTTTGACGTACGCCCGGATGGCACGTTGGCCAACTCCCGCATCCTCGCCGACATGGACCACCCACAGCCGGGTTCTCCGGACGGCATGAAGATTGATGTGGAGGGGCACTTGTATGTCACGGGCGCGACAGGAGTATGGGTATTCGAACCGGATGGCGAGCTCTTAGGGGTGATCGTGACGCCAGAGAAGCCGGCCAACTGCGCCTGGGGTGACGAGGACCGGCGGACGCTGTACATCACCGCCCGCACATCGCTCTATCGAGTGCGGGTAAAGGTGCCGGGAATGCCGGTTCTGTAA